CTGACTGGACTCCTTCGCCGACCCTGAGTCTGAAGCGAATTACCAACCCGGCGTGGGCCGAATATACCCTTGGCATCGCTGAGGAGCTTGCCCAGAACCTGCCAGGTGTGAACCCGGCCCAGGTTGCAAGGGTCGAGGTTGCGCTCTACGCTTACACGTACAGTGGTTGAGGTACGCCTGAGGCGAAGGTCTTCGCCGACGACGTTTCGCTTGTCAACCTTGGTACTGGTCCGTACGTAACCTATCTCAGCAACACTGTGTATGACCCGCCGCCTGGCGGCAACGGCAATGGCCGGTTTGATCCGGGTGAGAGCGGACAGCTTGTCGTGACGCTAAGGAACTTGGGTAATGAAGAGGCCCAGAACGTGACTGCGAAGCTGCGCTCTGGATACAGCCAGTTCCAGATAACCGATTCGGTTGGCAGCTTTGGCACGATTCCGGCTGGTGCGAGTCGCAACAATGACGCGGACCGGTTTGCGGCCTATGCCCAGGGGACGATTCCGCCAGGGACGCAGGTCCCCTGCACCCTGTACGTCCACTCAGACAACTGGGCCCACGATTGGACCTACGTGTTCCGGCTCACGATCGGTATTGCGCCCGTGCCCGGACAGTACATCATAACTCTCGACACCGGTACGGTCGCGCTCTCAGTCTGCGGTATAGGTTCTATCGGCTTTGACGAACCGACCGGTGCTATCGGAGGCATCGGATTCCAAGTGCCTAAGGCCGGGGCCAATGCACTGTATTTCGGCAGCGTGATGGCCGGCAACGACGGTGCATACCTCGTGGACCACTTTTACTCCCGGCCTGCGAACGGGCCGACAAACAAGGACTGGCGGATGACTGACAGTTTCCGCTTCATCATCCCTCCCACCCCTGCTGACGAGCACTGGGTCAATACAATGAGCGACGCTGGCCACCCCGGAGCAAAGGGGCTGGCGGTCGAGCAGCACTGGTATATGAATGCAACGCCCGGCTACTCCGACTGGGCAATCGGTGTCTTCGACTTCAAGAACAACGGCTCAGGCGCTATCAACGGCCTGTATGTCGGCATGATTGGAGACTTTGACATTGGCTCCACACCAACCGCAAACATCGCCGGCTCGGACACGGTCCGGCGTTCGGTCTGGATGTGCCAGTCCTCGAGCGAGAACCCGACCGTTGGATTTGTCCTGCTCGATCCGACCAGGTTTGCTAACCTGACTGCAGTTGACCACGCGCTCTACGTGTATCCCCCAACTGCGATGACCGATACCCAGAAGTACCAGCTGCTGAACGGCACTATTGTCCAGCGCCAGTCTAACCGCAGCTACGACTGGTCAATCGTTGCTTCGGCTGGTCCGTTCAACCTCGCAACCGGTGCGACCCAGCGGGTTGCGTTTGCCGTAGTTGGCGCCAACAGCCGGTCGAACTGGTACATCGGCGGCGACAGTGCCCAGCGCTGGTACGATGCAAACCTTCTAGGCATTGCTAGTCCCCGGCCATGGTTTGCCACGGCCGAGCGCCCGCTGTTCCTGTCGCCCAACCCGTTCTTCCGCAGCACGATGGTAAATTACTTCACTGCGACTGCTGGCCCGGTTGAACTATGCATATTTGATGCTGCTGGCCGCGAGGTCGAACAGATCAGCTTCACGACACCGGCTGGCGCAAGCCGTCTTGTCTGGCAGCCGAGAGGACTTGCGCCCGGCGTGTACTTTCTGAAAGCGAGACTTCCGGACCGGGAATCAGTGGCCAAAGTCCTGCTGCTAGACTAGGCCTATTACCTTCTCGCATCGGGGCGCCTTCGGGCGCCCCGTGTTCTATTTAGCAACCGCCGGCGGATGATGACGCGTGCCCTTGCGCATCATGAATCGGTTCCGGTGTCTCTACGGATGTCCTTCTCAGTTGTGTTGGCTCGTAGTCAGATAGAATTGACTTGTCTGCTCGATTACTCTATGATTGGGGCAGAGAGTCTGAAAGCGAACCAAAGATAGCAGGAGGCTTCTGATGTTCAAGACAGTCCTGGTTCTGGTAACAGCTCTGATTACACTCGGTCTTAGTGCACCAGACATGACCCGGCCGCTCGTCACTCGTGCTGACGGAGTCCAATACGTGTCTGGTCAGCTCATTGTCGAGCTTGCGCCCGAACTGCGCGGCCAAGTCAACCTCACTGAGGTGGACGGTATTGTTCTCTTTTCGGTACCGAAGCTCGACGAACTCTCAAGACGATTCCACGTTGACGATATCATGCCATTGATGCGTAATCCCAATCCGGATCCAACAGCAGTCGCGCTTGGCTGCGACCTCCAATACCTCGTTCAGTTCAACACCGGGTTTGATGCCCCTGCGGTCGCCGCAGCCTACCTAGCAACCGGATTGGTCGAATTCGCCGAGCCGAACATCCGCATGCCGGTTGATGAAGAACCAAACGACCCACGTTACGTCTCCCAATGGCACCTTGCCCGGCTTGGCGCACCGTTTGCCTGGGGCGTGGCCAAGGGTGACACCTCGGTCACAAACCTGGTGATTGACCAAGGCCTGGACTGGCTCCATCCCGATATCCAGGATAACATCTGGATAAACGGACCTGAGGACATAAACGGCAATGGCCGGTTCGATACCCTGCCTCCGCCTGACGGCGACATGGACGGCATTGACAACGACGGTAACTTCTACACCGACGACGTTATCGGCTGGGACTTTGTCGAAGGTGAACCTAATCCAATGCCGTCACCTCCAGACGATCATGGCACCCACTGCTGGGGCATTGTCAACGCGGTCACGAACAATGCCGAAGGCGTGGCTGGTACGACGTGGAACACCCGCTCGCTCGCGGTCCGCTGTGGCTTTGGCGGCGGCATCTACATTGGCCAGGCGGTCGGGGCTATCTATTACGCCGTGCCTGAAGGAATCTGGGCCGTTTCGATGAGCTTCGGCTCGTCCTACCCTTCGCAGGCCCTAGCTGACGCCTGCATGTACGCTTGGTCCGAAGGCCGCGTGCTCTACGGTTCGGCCGGCAACGACGGAGCGGAAGCAGTTCGCTACCCAGCCTGCCATGAAGGGGTCGAAAACGTCGCCGCGTCCGGTACTCAGGACACAAAGACATCCTGGTCCAACTACGGCACCTGGGTGGACATAACTGCGCCGGGTGACGGAATCCTCGCAACCCTAAATCAGTGCAATGGCTCATACGGGTCCCTGAGCGGAACCTCGATGTCCTGCCCCCTAGCCGCAGGCGTTGCCTGCTGGATGAAGTCATTTGACCCTGCACTCACCAACGATGCCTGCACCTCAAAGATGCATGCGGCGTGTGATTCGATGCCTGACCCGCTTTACCGCCAGGGTAAACTTGGCGCGGGCCGGGTCTCGATGGCCAATCTTGTTCTACCACTCTTCTACTGCGACCTGCGTCTGACCGACCGTCGGTTCAACGATGCCTCCGGCAACGGCAACGGCCGGCCTGACCCGGGCGAAACCGCAGCCCTTGTCGTTACCTACTCAAACGCGGCTGGCTGGCGAGACGCCACCGGTGTATCGGCCACGCTGACCGCGTCAAGCTCCCGAGTCCAGATTCTCAAGGGCACCGCTACCTTCCCGGACATTCCGGCTGGTTCTTCAGGCAACTGCTCGGCCGATTCGTTTGTCATCTCAATACCGCCCGGCACACCGCCACAGCAGTACACCTTCTGCCTCACGGTCACGGCCACGCCGACCCCAGCCTGGCCGGACACGAGCTTCACCTCTATTTCGGGCGAACCTCGGGTCCTGATTGTTGATGACGACCTCGGTCAGAACTACGAACGCTGGTACACCTCGGCTTGCGACTCCAACGGTGTGCTCTACCACACCTTCAACGTCCAGGCCCAAGGTTCACCTTCGGCCGACACACTGAAACACTACCCGGTTGTAATCTGGTACACCGGTGACGATTCGCTCACAACTCTGACGGCGACCGACCGTACCAATCTTGCTGCATTCCTTGACAACGGCGGCAAACTCCTCATCTCAGGCAAGAGCCTTGCCCAGAACATCGCCAGCGAGTCTTTCCTTGCCGACTACCTGCACGCTCAGTTCGTCGAGCCATCAACCGGCAAACCTTACCTTGTCGGCTATGTCGGCGATCCGATTACCGGTGGTGACACCATGGTTGCCGGTGGTGGCGGTGGCGCGAACAATGGCCAGTCGCTTGACGGCGTGCGGCCGGTTGGTGGCGGAGTTGGCTGCGCCTTCTTCAAAGACTACGCCGACACTACCCTGCAAGCGGTTGTCCGGTATTCCGGCAACTACCACGTGGTGTTCTTCTCGATTCCGTTCGAAGCAATTGACCACTCGGTGACGCGCTACCTCCAGAAATGGACCCTTATCCGGCGCATACTTCTGTGGTTCGGTGAAGGCGTACCCGGAGTTGAAGAGCGGCCGCCGATAGCTCCGGACTCACGACCCTATGTTCTGAACATCACGCCGAATCCATTCTCTCGGAGCTGCCGGGTCGAGTTCATCGCGCCGGTCTCAGGGCAAGTCGAACTCCGCACCTATTCGGTAAACGGCCGGCTGGTCAACAGCCAGACGAAGACGGTCAAACTTGGCGAGCGGACCGGGTTTGTGCTCGAGGCGGCAGACCTAGCAAGTGGCACATACTTTGTTCAGCTCGTTACGTCAGAAGGCGTCTTTGCCCAGAAGGCAGCCGTGCTCAGATAGACCCCGACTCATTCAGATAAAAGGGGCGGACCAAGAATCCGCCCCTTCACTGTCACTTGACCACGCTCGCGAGAGACGCAGCCGCTTCCACTGTCTGACACAACTACCGATGCCCCTCCCGTATCGCGGGCTAGAGGCCAAGACTCTAACTCGGCATCCGCCTCAGAATAAAACCGCCAGCAGGACTCAGACCGATTGCGGAAGCAGAAATCAAGCCAAGACTGGCAGAAAGGCTCGGCCGAATACTCAAACCGGCCCTGATTGATTGCCTCGAACTTGAACTCGATCACTACCCGGCTCCCACGCTCGAATACCGTCCCACACCTCAATTCTCGCTATAACCAACTTTCCTGACGACAGTTAGGTCCGAACGGCAACTCGCACCGCAAATGAGTGGGGGAGTCACTCCCCCGGTCAAGAGCAGGACATGGGTTACGCTCTATTATCAGGACATGGTATACAGTTTGGGCAGCCTAAACGACTTTGCTCAGGCAAATTGACAGGCAACACGACAGACGGCAGGTCGTGCAACAACCGCAGTTACGACGGTTAGACACACTATTGAGATGCCGCATACGCTGCCCTCCGGAGAGTACGACAGTTGCGAACTGACCCGGGCAGCGTACTAGCACCTGCAAATTGGTCCGACTAGATGCTATCTCTGTACTACCAGCTTGCGGGTCTGTGTCAATCCATCGGCGTCGAACCGGATAAGATATACGCCCGTGCTCAGACTTCGAAGGTCGAGCGGAATACCCAATGGCCCATCACCAATGGCAAGGGGACGGACAAGCACACACCGGCCAGCAGTGTCATAGATGCGCACTAGACATCTGGTCTGCCGGGCTAGATGGCCACTGAGCATCAGGGCTGCCCATCCGTTCCCAACCGGGTTCGGCCAGACCGTAAACTGCGGACCACCTACAGCAGAGCTGTCCGCCTGCACTCCTGGGCGGTCTATCGCAAGCCATAAACCGGCTGCTGACGGCGGCTGGCGATAGCGCCACAGTTCCCGGGTCTTGTTACCCTTCAGTGCAAAGAAAGCGCCGTACCCGAAGTAAACCAGGTCTCCTCCGGCCTTGACGAACTTCTTCCCGCCGGTAGTGCCGTTGCTCGGAATGGTATCGAGCTCACGCCACGAATCAGCCTGGGGGGTGTAACAGAAAAACTGCTGGGTATTCCCACCCTTGAGTGCGTACAGCCGACCTTGGTACCAGGCACCCGCCGCGCCGTCTTTTGACTTCTTGTTCCTGACTCGGCCGGAATGCAGTCCGGACAGAGGCAAGCCCTTGAGCTGAGTCGGCTGCCATGATTCTACCCTTGTATCGTAGCAGAACATGTAGTGACACCCGTTTTGTGGATTGAAGTACTTTGCCTGGTGAACGTAGAGGCGGCCAGCACCATCGTGAACCAGAAATGACCCCTTGTCGTATTTCGGCCTGGTTCCATACGGCACAGCCTGAAGCGTATCCCAAACCCTGGAATTGACGTTGTATCGGTAGAACTCGGTGCGATAGCCCTTGAGCAGATATATAAACCCGGTGTCAGCCTTGCGCACATAGACCAGGTCTGAACCACCCTTGACTTTCTTCCGGTCTGGGCCGGCCGGCACATCGGGCAGACGGGACCAGGAATCTCTCTCAGTATCATACTGCCAGAATCCCAGGGTGTTGTTGCCTTTGACCAGATATACGAAACGGATCTGGTCCGATGCGCCGCAAGACCCTTTGGACAGCAGTTTGATACGACCTTGTTCATCCGATGGTATCGTTTCCAAGGGAACATAGGTGTTACCGAAAGGCTCGTACAAGTAGAAGTCGCCGGTCTTGTAACCCTTAGTCACGTATAGGCAACTGCCGACCTGCACTTCACAGCCGGCTGCAAACTTGATGCTGTATGGCGCAGGCCCGGTGACGAGCCAGGCACCATCCTTGGCCGGCTTGCCGCTCGGCAACTCAGGCAGACTTCTGACTTCGTGCCAGCCATAAGGCCAGCTCGGGTCTAGCACAATTGAGAAATTGCGGTCCGAGTCATCAGACCCGGTTTCGCCCGAAGCGCTGATTGCGACTATGCGGATACGGGCCCGAGTGGTCGGAATCGGGACAACGGTCCAACGGTGGTTCTCTGCGGCTGGCACCTTCATCAAGAACAGCCAGGTGGCGCCGGCATCAACCGAAAGTAGGATAGAATCCGTGACCGCGGTACCGCCGGTATGCCGGCATGAAATAGTCTGCTCGGTTCCGACCACCCAGGTCTCCCCGCCGTTGGGAATCAGCACCTCAACTTGGGGCGGCTGCGGGCTGGTGCCAATCTCGAACGGGTCGCGGCTCACCGCCTCACCTGACCCGGCTCTGTTTGCAGCCTGCACGCGCACCCGGCCCTGAGTGGTAGGCGTATTGGGCACTTCCCAGTCGTACTCTGTCACCGGCGGTGTGATGCCCAGCTCTATTGGAAGCCAATCGGCTCCGTTGTTGGTCGAGTACCAGACCGAATTCGTCACCGGCATGCCTCCGCCATGCGACCATCTTATCTGGTAGGTCTCACCAACCACAAGGTACTGCCCGCCATTGGGCTGAATCAGAGTAACCGTCGGCGGCTCAAGTTCTGAAACGATAGAGAAGTCGTCATCTGAATCATCCCTGCCGGTCTCGCCTGATGCCGCGATGGCTACAACCCGAATCCGTGCCTGGGCCGTGGTCGGGCCGGTTACGGTCCAGTCATGGGTGTTTGCCGCTGGCTCCTTGAACAGGAACTCCCAGTCCAGTCCGCCATTGCGGGAAATCAGCACCGAGTCAGTGACTGCTGGGCCGCCCGTGTGTTCGCACTCAATCACCTGTTGTTCACCAATGACCCACGCCTCGCCGCCATTCGGCACAAGCACGCGGACTTCTGGTGCCTGGACCGGGTCCGCAATGGTGAAGTCGCCGTTGGAGTCATCATAGCCCTGGCCGACTGCATTGACCGCCACGATGCGGATTCTTGCCTGTGTAGTGGCTGGCCCGCTCACGGTCCAGTGGTGGGCATTGGCTGCTGCAGCTTTGAACAGAAACTCCCAGTCCGCTCCGCTG
This window of the candidate division WOR-3 bacterium genome carries:
- a CDS encoding T9SS type A sorting domain-containing protein; translated protein: MYDPPPGGNGNGRFDPGESGQLVVTLRNLGNEEAQNVTAKLRSGYSQFQITDSVGSFGTIPAGASRNNDADRFAAYAQGTIPPGTQVPCTLYVHSDNWAHDWTYVFRLTIGIAPVPGQYIITLDTGTVALSVCGIGSIGFDEPTGAIGGIGFQVPKAGANALYFGSVMAGNDGAYLVDHFYSRPANGPTNKDWRMTDSFRFIIPPTPADEHWVNTMSDAGHPGAKGLAVEQHWYMNATPGYSDWAIGVFDFKNNGSGAINGLYVGMIGDFDIGSTPTANIAGSDTVRRSVWMCQSSSENPTVGFVLLDPTRFANLTAVDHALYVYPPTAMTDTQKYQLLNGTIVQRQSNRSYDWSIVASAGPFNLATGATQRVAFAVVGANSRSNWYIGGDSAQRWYDANLLGIASPRPWFATAERPLFLSPNPFFRSTMVNYFTATAGPVELCIFDAAGREVEQISFTTPAGASRLVWQPRGLAPGVYFLKARLPDRESVAKVLLLD
- a CDS encoding S8 family serine peptidase is translated as MFKTVLVLVTALITLGLSAPDMTRPLVTRADGVQYVSGQLIVELAPELRGQVNLTEVDGIVLFSVPKLDELSRRFHVDDIMPLMRNPNPDPTAVALGCDLQYLVQFNTGFDAPAVAAAYLATGLVEFAEPNIRMPVDEEPNDPRYVSQWHLARLGAPFAWGVAKGDTSVTNLVIDQGLDWLHPDIQDNIWINGPEDINGNGRFDTLPPPDGDMDGIDNDGNFYTDDVIGWDFVEGEPNPMPSPPDDHGTHCWGIVNAVTNNAEGVAGTTWNTRSLAVRCGFGGGIYIGQAVGAIYYAVPEGIWAVSMSFGSSYPSQALADACMYAWSEGRVLYGSAGNDGAEAVRYPACHEGVENVAASGTQDTKTSWSNYGTWVDITAPGDGILATLNQCNGSYGSLSGTSMSCPLAAGVACWMKSFDPALTNDACTSKMHAACDSMPDPLYRQGKLGAGRVSMANLVLPLFYCDLRLTDRRFNDASGNGNGRPDPGETAALVVTYSNAAGWRDATGVSATLTASSSRVQILKGTATFPDIPAGSSGNCSADSFVISIPPGTPPQQYTFCLTVTATPTPAWPDTSFTSISGEPRVLIVDDDLGQNYERWYTSACDSNGVLYHTFNVQAQGSPSADTLKHYPVVIWYTGDDSLTTLTATDRTNLAAFLDNGGKLLISGKSLAQNIASESFLADYLHAQFVEPSTGKPYLVGYVGDPITGGDTMVAGGGGGANNGQSLDGVRPVGGGVGCAFFKDYADTTLQAVVRYSGNYHVVFFSIPFEAIDHSVTRYLQKWTLIRRILLWFGEGVPGVEERPPIAPDSRPYVLNITPNPFSRSCRVEFIAPVSGQVELRTYSVNGRLVNSQTKTVKLGERTGFVLEAADLASGTYFVQLVTSEGVFAQKAAVLR
- a CDS encoding T9SS type A sorting domain-containing protein: MCVARGRLSGATLALVVLLGLGAASSSSTSALAEVRVYPDKSNWWTGYVWYRPSYPPPNTYGRQDGIVCFQGSNGSPSRVEWRGWMKFNLSSIPDGATILAASCSYYCYSAENTPLLFLTHLTQDPMFRTPEEVFGLVGAGTRVIDESIPHPGTGWYLNRPLNPAGLAAIQAGLASDWVALGFLELDHPGIPSRYGIALGGKSQNYEPYLTVTYTTEPQLPGVRVDTPNGGENWVIGTNRTIVCTHYGGAAVTDSVLISRNGGTDWEFLFKEPAANTHDWIVTGPATAQARIRVVAINAVGTGADDSDADFTISSALQKPTVLLVSPNGGETWTIGTEQIVSCVHTGGDADYDSLLVSRNSGADWEFLFKAAAANAHHWTVSGPATTQARIRIVAVNAVGQGYDDSNGDFTIADPVQAPEVRVLVPNGGEAWVIGEQQVIECEHTGGPAVTDSVLISRNGGLDWEFLFKEPAANTHDWTVTGPTTAQARIRVVAIAASGETGRDDSDDDFSIVSELEPPTVTLIQPNGGQYLVVGETYQIRWSHGGGMPVTNSVWYSTNNGADWLPIELGITPPVTEYDWEVPNTPTTQGRVRVQAANRAGSGEAVSRDPFEIGTSPQPPQVEVLIPNGGETWVVGTEQTISCRHTGGTAVTDSILLSVDAGATWLFLMKVPAAENHRWTVVPIPTTRARIRIVAISASGETGSDDSDRNFSIVLDPSWPYGWHEVRSLPELPSGKPAKDGAWLVTGPAPYSIKFAAGCEVQVGSCLYVTKGYKTGDFYLYEPFGNTYVPLETIPSDEQGRIKLLSKGSCGASDQIRFVYLVKGNNTLGFWQYDTERDSWSRLPDVPAGPDRKKVKGGSDLVYVRKADTGFIYLLKGYRTEFYRYNVNSRVWDTLQAVPYGTRPKYDKGSFLVHDGAGRLYVHQAKYFNPQNGCHYMFCYDTRVESWQPTQLKGLPLSGLHSGRVRNKKSKDGAAGAWYQGRLYALKGGNTQQFFCYTPQADSWRELDTIPSNGTTGGKKFVKAGGDLVYFGYGAFFALKGNKTRELWRYRQPPSAAGLWLAIDRPGVQADSSAVGGPQFTVWPNPVGNGWAALMLSGHLARQTRCLVRIYDTAGRCVLVRPLAIGDGPLGIPLDLRSLSTGVYLIRFDADGLTQTRKLVVQR